CCCGGATGAGCACCACCGAGTGCTCCTGCAGGTTGTGCCCTTCACCGGGGATGTAGGCGGTAACCTCATAGCCCGAGGTGAGACGCACCTTGGCCACCTTGCGCAGCGCGGAGTTGGGCTTCTTAGGGGTCACGGTGCGCACCACGGTGCAAACCCCCTTGCGGAAGGGGCTCCCCTTGAGCGCAGGCACCTTGCTCTTCTTGACGACCGGGGTACGGCCTTTGCGGAGGAGTTGGTTGATGGTCGGCAGGGCAATCACATCCTTTCTTTCTGAAGTAAAAAACCCCACACAGAAGTCGCCTAGCTGCGCTCGGTGCGGGGTTCCCGGGTGAAGCGAAGAAGCCTTTTTCTCAAGAATCGCCGTGCGCGGGGGCTCCCCGTGAGCGCAACCGATAGGGCCTCAGCGCCGGGGTTGGCCTGAGGCGACGCAACCTCTGCAGTATATACGGGCCCACACCCTTAATCAAGGGGAGGTCTCAGCCCCGCAACAACCAGCGCACATCCTGCACCACCCGCTCGGTCTCTGCCGCCTTGCCGCTCCCATAGATGAGGCGCAGGCTCCCGCGGGGGTCTAGGGCAAAGACCGTGGCGGTGTGGTCTACGTTGTACTCGAGGGCCGACTTGACGTTGGATTTCTGATAGAAAACGCCGTACTTCCTCGCCACTGCTGCAATCTCCTCGGGACTGCCGGTGAGACCCAGGAAGCTCGGGTGGAAAAAGGTGGTGTAATCCCTAAGCCGCTGCAAGGAGTCGCGCTCGGGGTCAACAGAGATAAACAGGACCTGCACCCGCGCCTGCTCAGCCGGCGAGAGGGCCTTGTAGACCCGGGCCAGCTCCAAAAGGGTGGTGGGACAAACATCGGGACAGTTCACGAAACCAAAGAAGATCAGGACCACCTTACCCTCGAAGTCCCGGAGGCTTTTGCGACTCCCGTCGTGGGCAGTCAGGGTGAAGTCCAGGGTATCCGCAGACCTGGGGTTCAAAAGCCGGGTGCCGTAGGGCTGGTAGGTCTCACGGAAGAAGAAGGCCCCCAGCAGAAACAGCGGCAGGGCCAACAGCACAACCCAAAAACCACGCTTGAGCATCGCAAACCCCCCTCCTCAGGGTAGGGCAGGGTGGAAGGTCAAATGTCCCATCCCTCACATTACAAAAAGCCCCGCCCGAGTAGGGCAAGATAAAAGCCTATGAACGG
Above is a genomic segment from Meiothermus sp. QL-1 containing:
- a CDS encoding SCO family protein, which translates into the protein MLKRGFWVVLLALPLFLLGAFFFRETYQPYGTRLLNPRSADTLDFTLTAHDGSRKSLRDFEGKVVLIFFGFVNCPDVCPTTLLELARVYKALSPAEQARVQVLFISVDPERDSLQRLRDYTTFFHPSFLGLTGSPEEIAAVARKYGVFYQKSNVKSALEYNVDHTATVFALDPRGSLRLIYGSGKAAETERVVQDVRWLLRG
- the rpsL gene encoding 30S ribosomal protein S12, with translation MPTINQLLRKGRTPVVKKSKVPALKGSPFRKGVCTVVRTVTPKKPNSALRKVAKVRLTSGYEVTAYIPGEGHNLQEHSVVLIRGGRVKDLPGVRYHIVRGIYDTQGVKDRKKSRSKYGTKRPKADAKGAAAKGKK